The proteins below come from a single Crossiella sp. CA-258035 genomic window:
- a CDS encoding DUF350 domain-containing protein, whose product MTVSSLALEPGFGANVVRGIGAIALYAVVGLLLMLVGFYAIDLTTPGKLNQMVRAGSPNAVVITASGLLSMAFIVVVAIYNAAGKLTEGLLLALIFGLVGIIVQVLAVRLLEWATRIDIGAILRADQFTPASLVVASAHLGLGLVVAVAIS is encoded by the coding sequence ATGACCGTGTCCAGCCTCGCGCTGGAGCCCGGCTTCGGCGCCAACGTCGTCCGCGGCATCGGGGCCATCGCGCTGTACGCGGTGGTTGGCCTGCTGCTCATGCTGGTCGGCTTCTACGCCATCGACCTGACCACCCCCGGCAAGCTCAACCAGATGGTGCGGGCGGGCTCGCCGAACGCGGTGGTGATCACCGCGTCCGGGCTGCTCAGCATGGCCTTCATCGTGGTGGTGGCCATCTACAACGCGGCGGGCAAGCTCACCGAGGGCCTGCTGCTGGCGCTGATCTTCGGCCTGGTCGGCATCATCGTGCAGGTGCTCGCGGTGCGGCTGCTGGAGTGGGCCACCCGGATCGACATCGGCGCCATCCTGCGCGCGGACCAGTTCACCCCGGCCAGCCTGGTCGTCGCCTCGGCGCACCTGGGCCTCGGCCTGGTGGTCGCGGTCGCCATCAGCTGA
- a CDS encoding HAD family hydrolase: MNGVRKPLLVASDVDGTLIDPLDRISDRTRRAVAAVRADGVPFVLATGRPPRWVHLISDELALDGYAVTANGALVYDVGERRVVRSWLLEPPLLGDVASALLKAIPGCAFAVERAPDGAGPAFVPDQPYGAFLAENGYTHAWPESRSVEVSRAEVLGQSAIKLLVRHEGMTSEEMSVAAEAVLAGAVGITFSTSAGLIELASPGITKATGLAWVAEQLGVAQADVLAFGDMANDLEMIKWAGCGVAMANGLPELVALADEVTASNSEDGVAAVLERWF; encoded by the coding sequence ATGAACGGCGTGCGCAAACCGTTGCTGGTGGCATCTGACGTGGACGGAACCCTGATCGACCCGCTGGACCGCATCAGTGATCGCACCCGGCGGGCGGTGGCCGCGGTGCGTGCGGACGGGGTGCCGTTCGTGCTGGCCACCGGCAGGCCGCCGCGGTGGGTGCACCTGATCAGCGATGAGCTGGCGCTGGACGGGTACGCGGTGACCGCCAACGGCGCCCTGGTCTACGACGTGGGGGAGCGGCGAGTGGTGCGGAGCTGGTTGCTCGAGCCGCCGCTGCTCGGGGATGTGGCCTCGGCGCTGCTCAAGGCGATCCCGGGTTGTGCGTTCGCGGTGGAGCGGGCGCCGGACGGGGCGGGGCCGGCCTTTGTGCCCGACCAGCCGTACGGGGCCTTCCTGGCCGAGAACGGGTACACGCACGCGTGGCCGGAGTCGCGGTCGGTGGAGGTCAGCCGGGCCGAGGTGCTCGGGCAGTCGGCGATCAAGTTACTGGTCCGGCACGAGGGGATGACCAGCGAGGAGATGAGCGTGGCGGCCGAGGCGGTGCTGGCCGGGGCGGTGGGGATCACCTTCTCCACCTCGGCCGGGCTGATCGAGCTGGCCTCGCCCGGCATCACCAAGGCGACCGGGCTGGCCTGGGTGGCCGAGCAGCTCGGGGTCGCGCAGGCCGATGTGCTCGCTTTCGGCGACATGGCCAACGACCTGGAGATGATCAAGTGGGCCGGTTGCGGGGTGGCCATGGCCAACGGGTTGCCCGAGCTGGTGGCGCTGGCCGACGAGGTGACCGCGAGCAACTCCGAGGACGGGGTGGCCGCGGTGCTGGAACGCTGGTTCTGA
- a CDS encoding restriction endonuclease produces MATVGGFLRVGEVYRYASSRDQHSPTLDGCPNYYYVTHSPGKKLALLEAGINGMAEVAGRRPAILIRSSPWKAGTEDTPWHDVFDLDHGHVRYFGDHKVTSTKPVGRTTGNAALLEAFVDHQGRTPEARVAAIPLLLFRSVSRNGKNKGHVEFCGLGIIERAERLVQRGGGEHTSFVNYVYDIALIDLCEEEDQVSWDWVDARRDENVTDQEALALAPRAWQEWVRRGNSALPRLRRQVARAKIVKVRDQRPQTSIDKAELDWVYKRFDGHKHAFEALASAVAARVLGAGGQNYREGWLTSRSGDGGTDFVGRLEIGSGLAGTSLVVLGQAKCVKPTSLISAEQIARVVARLRRGWIGVYVTTAAYSEKAQQEIVEDQYPIVLISGMELLRELRRMARDDFGDDLPACVEHQLSEREMAVTHRRPEEILLQ; encoded by the coding sequence GTGGCCACTGTGGGCGGGTTTTTGCGCGTCGGCGAGGTGTACCGCTACGCGAGCAGCAGGGACCAGCACTCTCCCACGTTGGACGGCTGTCCCAACTACTACTACGTGACGCACTCGCCAGGGAAGAAGCTGGCTCTCCTGGAGGCGGGCATCAATGGGATGGCCGAGGTCGCTGGACGACGCCCGGCGATTCTCATCCGTTCGAGTCCGTGGAAGGCAGGCACCGAAGACACGCCCTGGCACGACGTTTTCGACCTGGATCACGGCCACGTCCGCTATTTCGGTGACCACAAAGTGACCTCGACCAAGCCGGTGGGTCGAACGACCGGAAATGCCGCGCTCCTGGAAGCGTTCGTCGACCATCAGGGACGGACTCCGGAAGCGCGGGTCGCGGCTATCCCCTTGTTGCTGTTTCGTTCGGTGTCGCGCAACGGCAAAAACAAGGGGCATGTGGAGTTCTGCGGACTGGGCATCATCGAGCGGGCCGAGCGGCTGGTGCAGCGGGGCGGAGGCGAGCACACGTCCTTCGTCAACTACGTCTACGACATCGCGCTGATCGACCTGTGTGAGGAAGAGGACCAGGTCTCCTGGGACTGGGTGGACGCGCGCAGGGACGAGAACGTCACCGACCAGGAGGCGCTCGCTCTTGCGCCGCGGGCCTGGCAGGAGTGGGTGCGGCGCGGCAACTCCGCGTTGCCGAGGCTCCGGCGCCAGGTGGCGCGCGCCAAGATCGTCAAGGTTCGTGACCAGCGCCCGCAGACCAGCATCGACAAGGCTGAGCTGGACTGGGTCTACAAGCGCTTCGACGGCCACAAGCACGCGTTCGAGGCACTGGCCTCCGCCGTAGCGGCCAGGGTGTTGGGAGCCGGTGGGCAGAATTACCGCGAAGGCTGGTTGACCAGCAGATCCGGCGACGGCGGAACCGACTTCGTCGGCAGGCTCGAGATCGGCAGCGGTCTGGCGGGCACGAGCCTGGTCGTGCTCGGACAGGCCAAGTGCGTCAAACCCACTTCGTTGATCAGCGCGGAGCAGATCGCTCGGGTGGTGGCTCGGTTGCGTCGTGGCTGGATCGGTGTCTACGTGACCACCGCGGCCTACTCGGAGAAGGCACAGCAGGAAATTGTGGAGGACCAGTATCCGATCGTGCTGATCAGCGGGATGGAGCTGCTGCGCGAACTCCGGCGGATGGCGCGAGACGATTTTGGCGACGACCTGCCCGCCTGCGTCGAGCACCAGTTGTCCGAGCGGGAAATGGCGGTCACCCATCGCCGCCCGGAAGAGATCTTGCTCCAGTGA
- a CDS encoding MFS transporter, with protein sequence MSETTAGQNTELSSRARWIALSALVLAVLLIAVDGTVLHLALPMITEELKPTSQELLWIGDIYSFVLAGLLVTMGTLGDRIGRKKLLLIGAVAFGLISVLAAFATTSATLIAARALLGLAGATIMPSTLSIIRNLFTDPKERVMAIGIWGAMTSAGAAVGPVVGGVLLQNFHWGSVFLINVPVMIVLLIVGWKVLPESKDPKPGAWDLPSAVASLVGMIALVYGIKEIAAVGFGLPAAIGLGVGVVVLAWFARRQLKLPVPLVDVRLFRTGKFSGAVFADLLAVLALSGVVFFGAQFLQLVQGYQPFDAGIRELPVTVGAVISGLLAGAFAARHSARAVCASGLGLTALALGAIVFIQGDTPYLYFGLILLLVGFGCGASFTISANVVLSAVPKEKAGAAAAVAETAYELGTALGIALIGSIMTAVYRANVIPPPGLPAEAVAVAKDSLGGATDVARSLGDLGQQLVTVAQQAFVDGMHWASVASAVVIAAAAVSAWFMLKGVSADSTVQH encoded by the coding sequence GTGAGCGAGACGACCGCCGGTCAGAACACCGAGCTGTCCTCGAGGGCCCGCTGGATCGCGTTGTCCGCGCTGGTGCTGGCGGTGCTGCTGATCGCGGTGGACGGCACCGTGCTGCACCTGGCGCTGCCCATGATCACCGAGGAGCTCAAGCCCACCAGCCAGGAGCTGCTGTGGATCGGTGACATCTACTCCTTCGTGCTGGCCGGCCTGCTGGTCACCATGGGCACCCTCGGCGACCGGATCGGCCGGAAGAAGCTGCTGCTCATCGGTGCGGTGGCGTTCGGCCTGATCTCGGTGCTGGCCGCGTTCGCCACCACCTCGGCCACGCTCATCGCCGCCCGCGCGCTGCTCGGCCTGGCCGGCGCGACGATCATGCCGTCCACCCTGTCGATCATCCGGAACCTGTTCACCGACCCCAAAGAGCGGGTCATGGCGATCGGTATCTGGGGCGCGATGACCTCGGCAGGCGCCGCGGTCGGCCCGGTGGTCGGCGGCGTGCTGCTGCAGAACTTCCACTGGGGCTCGGTCTTCCTGATCAACGTGCCGGTGATGATCGTGCTGCTGATCGTCGGCTGGAAGGTGCTGCCGGAGTCCAAGGACCCCAAGCCGGGCGCCTGGGACCTGCCCAGTGCGGTGGCCTCGCTGGTCGGCATGATCGCGCTGGTCTACGGCATCAAGGAGATCGCCGCGGTCGGCTTCGGCCTGCCCGCCGCGATCGGCCTCGGCGTCGGCGTGGTGGTGCTGGCCTGGTTCGCCCGCCGCCAGCTGAAGCTGCCGGTGCCGCTGGTCGACGTCCGGCTGTTCCGCACCGGCAAGTTCAGCGGCGCGGTCTTCGCCGACCTGCTCGCGGTGCTCGCGCTCTCCGGCGTGGTGTTCTTCGGCGCCCAGTTCCTCCAACTGGTGCAGGGCTACCAGCCCTTCGACGCCGGTATCCGGGAGCTGCCGGTCACCGTCGGCGCGGTCATCTCCGGCCTGCTGGCAGGCGCCTTCGCCGCCCGGCACTCGGCACGGGCGGTGTGCGCCAGCGGCCTCGGCCTGACCGCGCTCGCCCTGGGCGCGATCGTGTTCATCCAGGGCGACACCCCGTACCTGTACTTCGGCCTGATCCTGCTGCTGGTCGGCTTCGGCTGCGGCGCCTCGTTCACCATCTCGGCGAACGTGGTGCTCTCCGCGGTGCCCAAGGAGAAGGCAGGCGCCGCGGCCGCGGTCGCGGAGACCGCCTACGAGCTCGGCACCGCACTGGGCATCGCGCTGATCGGCTCGATCATGACCGCGGTCTACCGGGCCAACGTGATCCCGCCGCCCGGTCTCCCAGCCGAAGCGGTGGCCGTGGCCAAGGACTCCCTGGGCGGCGCCACCGATGTCGCCAGGAGCCTTGGCGACCTCGGCCAGCAGCTGGTCACGGTGGCCCAGCAGGCCTTCGTCGACGGCATGCACTGGGCCAGCGTCGCCTCCGCGGTGGTGATCGCCGCCGCCGCGGTGTCCGCCTGGTTCATGCTCAAGGGCGTCTCCGCCGACTCCACCGTCCAGCACTAG
- a CDS encoding endonuclease has product MSAQDTVRDLLERGGRTYAEQAGITLADKPAPLYRLLVLATLLATRIRADIAVDAARELKVFGTPEKMLAASWQERVDALGRAHYVRYDESTATALGEGAQLLLERWHGDLRELRAEADGDTGKLTGLLTEFPRIGPVGADIFCREAQAVWPELRPYFDRKALQGAEKAGLPKDPAKLGELVSGPDQARLAAALVRAELADL; this is encoded by the coding sequence ATGAGTGCCCAGGACACGGTGCGCGACCTGCTCGAGCGGGGCGGCCGGACCTATGCCGAGCAGGCGGGGATCACGCTGGCGGACAAGCCCGCCCCGCTGTACCGGCTGCTGGTGCTGGCCACCCTGCTCGCCACCCGGATCCGCGCGGACATCGCCGTGGACGCCGCCCGCGAGCTGAAGGTCTTCGGCACCCCGGAGAAGATGCTCGCGGCGAGCTGGCAGGAGCGGGTGGACGCGCTGGGCCGCGCGCACTACGTCCGCTACGACGAGAGCACCGCGACCGCGCTCGGCGAGGGCGCCCAGTTGCTGCTGGAGCGCTGGCACGGCGACCTGCGCGAGCTGCGCGCCGAGGCGGACGGGGACACCGGGAAGCTGACCGGTCTGCTCACCGAGTTCCCGCGGATCGGGCCGGTGGGCGCGGACATCTTCTGCCGCGAGGCGCAGGCGGTGTGGCCGGAGCTGCGGCCCTACTTCGACCGGAAAGCGTTGCAGGGCGCGGAAAAAGCCGGGCTGCCGAAGGATCCGGCGAAGCTGGGTGAGCTGGTGAGTGGCCCGGACCAGGCGCGGCTCGCGGCCGCCCTGGTCCGGGCTGAGCTGGCTGACCTCTAG
- a CDS encoding NAD-dependent epimerase/dehydratase family protein — MRVLVTGGAGFIGSNLSDRLLTEGHQVTVFDDLSNGRLANLDGAMGNERFRFVELDVTGPDLAAAVAEAAPEVIFHLAAQVDVRASVADPLHDAKVNVLGTVAVLEAARAAGTRKVLFASSVAIYGPTTDLPVAETAPTNPLSPYASSKLTGETYLRQYRQLHGLDYTALAFGNVYGPRQDPHGEAGVVAIFAGALTSGGPTKVFGKGDNTRDYIYVGDIVDALVKASGEAGGGRRFNLGTGVETSDLELHRVVARAAGVDREPEFAPARPGDLAAMVLDSSAAHAELGWKPATDLATGVANVVAWARERAGVS, encoded by the coding sequence ATGCGAGTTCTGGTCACGGGGGGCGCCGGTTTCATCGGCTCCAATCTGAGCGATCGGCTGCTGACCGAGGGTCACCAGGTGACCGTGTTCGACGACCTGTCCAACGGCCGCCTGGCCAACCTGGACGGGGCCATGGGCAACGAGCGGTTCCGGTTCGTCGAGCTGGACGTGACCGGCCCGGACCTGGCCGCGGCCGTCGCCGAGGCCGCGCCCGAGGTGATCTTCCACCTGGCCGCCCAGGTGGACGTGCGGGCCAGCGTGGCCGACCCGCTGCACGACGCCAAGGTCAACGTGCTGGGCACGGTCGCGGTGCTGGAGGCCGCCCGCGCGGCAGGCACCCGCAAGGTGCTCTTCGCCTCCTCGGTGGCCATCTACGGGCCGACCACCGACCTGCCGGTGGCCGAGACCGCGCCGACCAACCCGCTCTCGCCCTACGCCAGTAGCAAGCTCACCGGCGAGACCTACCTGCGCCAGTACCGGCAGCTGCACGGCCTGGACTACACCGCGCTGGCCTTCGGCAACGTCTACGGCCCGCGCCAGGACCCGCACGGCGAGGCGGGCGTGGTGGCGATCTTCGCCGGCGCGCTGACCAGCGGCGGGCCCACCAAGGTCTTCGGCAAGGGCGACAACACCCGCGACTACATCTACGTCGGCGACATCGTGGACGCGCTGGTCAAGGCCAGTGGCGAGGCAGGCGGCGGCCGCCGGTTCAACCTGGGCACCGGGGTGGAGACCTCCGACCTGGAGCTGCACCGCGTGGTGGCCAGGGCAGCGGGCGTGGACCGCGAGCCGGAGTTCGCCCCCGCCCGGCCGGGCGACCTGGCCGCGATGGTGCTGGACTCCTCGGCCGCGCACGCCGAGCTGGGCTGGAAGCCGGCCACCGACCTGGCCACCGGCGTGGCCAACGTGGTGGCCTGGGCGCGGGAACGGGCCGGAGTCAGCTGA
- the serS gene encoding serine--tRNA ligase — MIDLKTLRENPDLVRASQRARGEDPALVDALLSADERRRSVVSRADTLRGEQKAFGKQVGRAQGEERAALLAKGKELAAEVKAAEAEQHEAEAEFVAAQRRISNIIVDGIPHGGEDDYVVLKHVGQPREFDFTPKDHLELAEGLGAIDMERGAKVSGSRFYFLTGVGAQLQLALLNLGAQQAVAAGFSLMIPPVLVRPEIMEGTGFLGAHASEVYRLRDDDLYLVGTSEVPMAGYHSDEIIDLTHGPKRYAGWSSCFRREAGSYGKDTRGIIRVHQFDKIEMFSYCQPQDAEAEHQRLLTWEEEMLAKVELPYRVIDTAAGDLGASAARKFDCEAWLPTQQTYREVTSTSNCTTFQARRLGARYRDADGKPQVAATLNGTLATTRWIVSILENHQQEDGSVRLPEALRPFFGGADALKPVSR; from the coding sequence GTGATCGACCTCAAGACCCTCCGCGAGAACCCGGACCTGGTGCGCGCCTCGCAGCGTGCCAGGGGCGAAGACCCGGCGCTGGTGGACGCGCTGCTGAGTGCGGACGAGCGGCGGCGCTCCGTGGTCTCCAGGGCCGACACCCTGCGAGGTGAGCAGAAGGCCTTTGGCAAGCAGGTCGGCCGGGCACAGGGCGAGGAGCGCGCGGCGCTGCTGGCCAAGGGCAAGGAGCTGGCCGCCGAGGTGAAGGCGGCCGAGGCCGAGCAGCACGAGGCGGAGGCAGAGTTCGTCGCCGCCCAGCGCCGGATCTCCAACATCATCGTGGACGGCATCCCGCACGGCGGCGAGGACGACTACGTCGTGCTCAAGCACGTCGGCCAGCCGCGCGAGTTCGACTTCACGCCCAAGGACCACCTGGAGCTGGCCGAGGGCCTCGGCGCGATCGACATGGAGCGCGGGGCCAAGGTCTCCGGCTCGCGGTTCTACTTCCTCACCGGGGTCGGCGCGCAGCTCCAGCTGGCGCTGCTCAACCTGGGCGCGCAGCAGGCCGTCGCGGCCGGTTTCTCGTTGATGATCCCGCCGGTGCTGGTGCGTCCGGAGATCATGGAGGGCACCGGCTTCCTGGGCGCGCACGCCAGCGAGGTCTACCGGCTGCGCGATGACGACCTGTACCTGGTGGGCACCTCCGAGGTGCCGATGGCCGGGTACCACTCGGACGAGATCATCGACCTCACGCACGGGCCCAAGCGGTACGCGGGCTGGTCCTCCTGCTTCCGCCGCGAGGCCGGCTCCTACGGCAAGGACACCCGCGGCATCATCCGGGTGCACCAGTTCGACAAGATCGAGATGTTCTCCTACTGTCAGCCGCAGGACGCCGAGGCCGAGCACCAGCGCCTGCTGACCTGGGAAGAGGAGATGCTGGCCAAGGTCGAGCTGCCGTACCGGGTGATCGACACCGCCGCGGGCGACCTGGGCGCCAGCGCGGCCCGCAAGTTCGACTGCGAGGCCTGGCTGCCCACCCAGCAGACCTACCGCGAGGTCACCTCGACCTCCAACTGCACCACCTTCCAGGCCCGCCGCCTCGGCGCCCGCTACCGGGACGCCGACGGCAAGCCGCAGGTCGCGGCCACGCTCAACGGAACGCTGGCCACCACCAGGTGGATCGTGTCCATCCTGGAGAACCACCAGCAGGAGGACGGTTCGGTGCGCCTGCCCGAGGCGCTGCGGCCGTTCTTCGGCGGGGCGGACGCGCTGAAGCCGGTCAGTCGCTAA
- a CDS encoding glycosyltransferase family 2 protein, producing the protein MALDVLIPYYGDPDYLMRAVHSVRALVDTDWRLVIVEDCYPDGPAVEKRIAELGDDRIVYHRNETNLGTAGNHFRCVQLAERERFVVMGADDLLLPNYGTQLAELLQRYPDAALVQPGVQVIDEADQPFLPLPDRVKALAGPGKKETELLGEAAAVSLLRGNWLYTPAIAYRRDLTAHLPFREGTDAVHDLGLVIDVLLQGGSLVVGEEPAFQYRRHRAGHSSSAAKTGQRFEQERDYFAQIEAELRERGWHQAAKAAKRRLFSRLNALTQLPGAVASGQGAAVRTLLGHALR; encoded by the coding sequence ATGGCGCTCGACGTTCTCATTCCGTACTACGGCGATCCGGACTACCTGATGAGGGCGGTGCACAGCGTCCGCGCGCTGGTGGACACCGACTGGCGGCTGGTCATCGTCGAGGACTGCTACCCCGACGGGCCCGCGGTGGAGAAGCGGATCGCCGAGCTCGGCGACGACCGCATCGTCTACCACCGCAACGAGACCAACCTGGGCACCGCGGGCAACCACTTCCGCTGCGTGCAGCTGGCCGAGCGCGAGCGGTTCGTGGTGATGGGCGCGGACGACCTGCTGCTGCCCAACTACGGCACCCAGCTCGCCGAGCTGTTGCAGCGGTACCCGGACGCCGCGCTGGTGCAGCCGGGCGTGCAGGTCATCGACGAGGCCGACCAGCCGTTCCTGCCGCTGCCGGACCGGGTCAAGGCGCTGGCCGGTCCGGGCAAGAAGGAGACCGAGCTGCTCGGCGAGGCCGCCGCGGTCAGCCTGCTGCGCGGGAACTGGCTCTACACCCCGGCCATCGCCTACCGCCGCGACCTCACCGCGCACCTGCCGTTCCGGGAAGGCACCGACGCGGTGCACGACCTGGGGCTGGTCATCGACGTGCTGCTGCAGGGCGGTTCCCTGGTCGTCGGCGAGGAGCCCGCGTTCCAGTACCGGCGGCACCGGGCCGGGCACTCCAGCTCCGCGGCCAAGACCGGGCAGCGGTTCGAGCAGGAGCGGGACTACTTCGCCCAGATCGAGGCCGAGCTGCGCGAGCGCGGCTGGCACCAGGCGGCCAAGGCCGCGAAGCGCCGGTTGTTCTCCCGGTTGAACGCGCTCACCCAGCTGCCCGGCGCGGTGGCTTCGGGGCAGGGCGCGGCAGTGCGGACCCTCCTCGGGCACGCCCTGCGCTGA
- a CDS encoding glutathionylspermidine synthase family protein, protein MRRETSAPRPDWESRIAGQGLVYGSPATYADGSRRPYWDESVHYVFELDEVLAMEADVELLHSMCLDAVDNVVTTERFKDFGIPEWVWPAIAESWRRHDPHLYGRFDLRYDGSGPAKLLEYNADTPTSLLEAAVVQWNWLQETHEGHDQWNSIHEKLVERWGELADKLPSPLVHFTFSGADASGEDHITAAYLQETAAEAGLDTVGLAIEEIGWDPVLHRFVDLREDPMGTVAKLYPWEWLVDDPFGRHAVETLPGTLWIEPLWKMLLSNKALLAVLWEMYPGHPNLLPAYLNEPGFLTEYVKKPLLGREGANIDIVAPGMEQRTGGVYGAEGFVYQLFSPLPEFDGMRPVLGAWVVGDHSAGLGIRETVGLVTDDGAAFVPHRIPQSS, encoded by the coding sequence GTGCGTCGCGAGACCTCAGCGCCGCGCCCCGACTGGGAGTCGCGGATCGCCGGGCAGGGCCTGGTCTACGGCTCCCCGGCCACCTACGCCGACGGCAGCCGCCGCCCGTACTGGGACGAGTCGGTGCACTACGTCTTCGAGCTCGACGAGGTGCTGGCCATGGAGGCCGACGTCGAGCTGCTGCACTCGATGTGCCTGGACGCGGTGGACAACGTGGTGACCACCGAGCGGTTCAAGGACTTCGGCATCCCGGAGTGGGTGTGGCCGGCCATCGCCGAGTCCTGGCGGCGGCACGACCCGCACCTCTACGGCCGCTTCGACCTGCGCTACGACGGCTCCGGCCCGGCCAAGCTGCTGGAGTACAACGCGGACACCCCGACCTCCCTGCTGGAGGCCGCGGTGGTGCAGTGGAACTGGCTGCAGGAGACGCACGAGGGCCACGACCAGTGGAACTCCATCCACGAGAAGCTGGTGGAGCGCTGGGGCGAGCTGGCCGACAAGCTGCCCTCGCCGCTGGTGCACTTCACCTTCTCCGGCGCGGACGCCAGCGGCGAGGACCACATCACCGCGGCCTACCTGCAGGAGACCGCGGCCGAGGCCGGGCTGGACACGGTGGGCCTGGCCATCGAGGAGATCGGCTGGGACCCGGTGCTGCACCGGTTCGTCGACCTCCGCGAGGACCCGATGGGCACGGTGGCCAAGCTCTACCCGTGGGAGTGGCTGGTCGACGACCCGTTCGGCAGGCACGCGGTGGAGACGCTGCCGGGCACGCTGTGGATCGAGCCGCTGTGGAAGATGCTGCTGTCCAACAAGGCGCTGCTCGCGGTGCTGTGGGAGATGTACCCGGGGCACCCGAACCTGCTGCCCGCCTACCTCAACGAACCCGGCTTCCTCACCGAGTACGTGAAGAAGCCGCTGCTCGGCCGGGAAGGCGCCAACATCGACATCGTGGCGCCCGGCATGGAGCAGCGCACCGGCGGCGTGTACGGCGCCGAGGGGTTCGTCTACCAGTTGTTCTCGCCGCTGCCGGAGTTCGACGGGATGCGGCCGGTGCTCGGCGCCTGGGTGGTCGGCGACCACTCCGCGGGGCTGGGCATCAGGGAGACGGTCGGTCTGGTGACCGACGACGGCGCGGCGTTCGTGCCGCACCGGATTCCGCAGTCGTCGTAG
- a CDS encoding LLM class flavin-dependent oxidoreductase, producing the protein MRFGIVILPELRWSEAARRWRTAEELGFDHLWTYDHLAWRSLADGPWFGTVPTLTAAATVTAEARLGTFVASPNFRHPASFVRELLSLDDISGGRFTLGLGAGGVGFDATVLGGSVLPPMARFRRFKEFVELLDLLLTEDHVTYRGEFFTAVDARTLPGCLRPSRLPFLVAANGPKAMGLAIEHGAGWSTTGTGGETLDEWWRNLRVVTEKFNETLAASDRDPASIDRYLQLDAAPVFSLSSPEAFADAAGRAAELGFTDLVTHWPRPDDWYAGREETLFEVAGKFLTPRA; encoded by the coding sequence ATGCGCTTCGGCATTGTGATCCTGCCCGAGCTCCGCTGGTCCGAGGCGGCCCGGCGGTGGCGGACGGCGGAGGAGCTCGGCTTCGACCACCTGTGGACCTATGACCACCTGGCCTGGCGGTCGCTGGCGGATGGGCCGTGGTTCGGCACCGTGCCCACGCTGACCGCGGCCGCGACGGTGACCGCCGAGGCCCGGCTGGGCACCTTCGTGGCCTCGCCGAACTTCCGGCACCCGGCCAGCTTCGTCCGGGAGCTGCTGTCCCTCGACGACATCTCCGGTGGGCGGTTCACGCTGGGGCTGGGGGCGGGCGGGGTCGGGTTCGACGCGACCGTGCTCGGGGGTTCGGTGTTGCCGCCGATGGCGCGGTTCCGGCGGTTCAAGGAGTTCGTGGAGCTGCTCGATCTGCTGCTCACCGAGGACCACGTGACCTACCGGGGTGAGTTCTTCACCGCGGTGGACGCGCGGACGCTGCCGGGCTGCCTGCGGCCCTCGCGGCTGCCGTTCCTGGTGGCGGCCAACGGGCCGAAGGCGATGGGGCTGGCGATCGAGCACGGGGCTGGCTGGTCGACCACGGGCACCGGCGGGGAGACCCTGGACGAGTGGTGGCGGAACCTGCGGGTGGTGACCGAGAAGTTCAACGAGACGCTGGCCGCCAGCGACCGGGATCCCGCCTCCATCGACCGCTACCTCCAGCTGGACGCGGCGCCGGTGTTCTCGCTGTCCAGTCCCGAGGCCTTCGCGGACGCGGCAGGGCGGGCCGCTGAGCTGGGCTTCACCGATCTGGTGACGCACTGGCCGCGGCCGGATGACTGGTACGCGGGCCGGGAGGAGACGCTGTTCGAGGTCGCCGGGAAGTTCCTCACGCCGCGGGCATGA
- a CDS encoding TetR family transcriptional regulator, translating into MVADRERVLRAAAALLVRRPNAAMAEVAQAAGISRATLHRLVPSRDALVVELAKLALTEGEAALEAAKPEDGDAAEAVRRVVRELMPIADLYAFLTGEHLLITRPELDAGYDLLDRRLTALIRRGQESGQFRVDLTAEWLVEALVALLTGAGFAVLDGKLAPRDAPRAVAELLIGGMLRGGAQ; encoded by the coding sequence ATGGTGGCAGACCGAGAACGGGTCCTGCGCGCGGCTGCCGCGCTGCTGGTGCGCCGGCCCAACGCGGCGATGGCCGAGGTCGCGCAGGCGGCGGGGATAAGCAGGGCGACACTGCACCGGCTGGTGCCCAGCCGGGACGCGCTGGTGGTCGAACTGGCCAAGCTGGCGCTGACCGAGGGCGAGGCCGCGCTGGAGGCGGCCAAGCCGGAGGACGGTGACGCGGCCGAGGCGGTGCGCCGGGTGGTGCGCGAGCTGATGCCCATCGCCGACCTGTACGCCTTCCTCACCGGCGAGCACCTGTTGATCACCCGCCCCGAGCTGGACGCCGGGTACGACCTGCTCGACCGCAGGCTCACCGCGCTGATCCGGCGCGGCCAGGAGTCCGGCCAGTTCCGGGTGGACCTGACCGCGGAGTGGCTGGTCGAGGCGCTGGTCGCGCTGCTCACCGGCGCCGGGTTCGCGGTGCTGGACGGCAAGCTGGCGCCAAGGGACGCGCCGCGCGCGGTGGCCGAGCTGCTCATCGGCGGCATGCTCAGGGGAGGGGCGCAGTGA